In Clostridium sp., one DNA window encodes the following:
- the plsX gene encoding phosphate acyltransferase PlsX: MKIVVDGMGGDFAPAAAVGGAVAALKEHDMQIVITGRHEEVMRELQKYTYDKNKISIVDSREIIDTNEPPVMAVRKKKDSSLVKALNIVSRGEAEAVVSAGSTGALMTGATLIVGRIRGIDRVALAPIMPGRNGNFMVIDSGANVDCKPQYLLQFAMMGKIYFENVLKINNPSVGLVNIGIEEEKGNELTKAAYKLLKDVNLNFVGNVEPRDISDGNVDILVCDGFVGNTVLKMYEGVSLNVAGMLKEEIMKSYSAKIGALLMKNTFKKFKTKFDYSEYGGSAFLGSKGVCVKAHGSSNVKAFKNAIFQAEQCIENSVIDKIKSEIESLFGNI, encoded by the coding sequence ATGAAAATAGTTGTAGATGGCATGGGGGGAGATTTCGCACCAGCAGCAGCTGTAGGGGGTGCAGTTGCTGCTTTAAAGGAACATGATATGCAAATCGTGATAACAGGCAGACATGAGGAAGTAATGCGGGAACTTCAAAAATATACCTATGACAAAAATAAAATAAGCATTGTTGATTCAAGAGAGATAATAGACACCAATGAGCCTCCCGTTATGGCTGTACGGAAAAAAAAGGATTCAAGTCTTGTAAAGGCATTGAATATAGTGTCCAGAGGTGAAGCTGAGGCAGTTGTATCTGCAGGAAGCACAGGAGCTCTCATGACTGGTGCCACGTTGATAGTCGGGAGAATTAGGGGTATAGATAGGGTTGCTCTCGCACCTATAATGCCGGGCAGGAATGGAAACTTCATGGTTATAGATTCTGGAGCTAATGTGGACTGCAAACCCCAATATTTGCTTCAATTTGCAATGATGGGAAAAATATATTTTGAAAATGTGCTCAAGATAAATAATCCATCTGTAGGGCTTGTTAATATAGGAATAGAAGAAGAAAAGGGAAATGAACTTACAAAGGCGGCATACAAGCTTTTGAAGGATGTAAATTTAAATTTTGTTGGGAATGTGGAACCTAGAGACATATCAGATGGAAATGTAGATATACTGGTATGTGATGGATTTGTCGGAAATACTGTACTTAAGATGTATGAAGGCGTTTCATTGAATGTAGCTGGGATGTTGAAAGAAGAAATCATGAAGTCGTACTCTGCAAAAATAGGTGCCCTGCTTATGAAGAATACCTTTAAGAAATTTAAGACAAAATTTGATTATTCAGAGTATGGAGGTTCTGCATTTTTGGGGTCAAAGGGAGTATGTGTAAAAGCCCATGGAAGTTCTAATGTCAAGGCATTTAAGAATGCTATTTTCCAGGCTGAGCAATGTATAGAAAATTCAGTTATAGATAAAATAAAGTCTGAAATAGAGAGCCTGTTTGGAAACATATAG
- the acpP gene encoding acyl carrier protein gives MIFEKIQKIISEQLGIGEEEITTESSFVDDLGADSLDIVELIMALETEFDLEIPDEEAEKISTVGDVVEYIKAHTEE, from the coding sequence ATGATTTTTGAAAAAATACAAAAAATAATATCCGAACAACTTGGAATTGGTGAAGAGGAAATAACTACGGAATCATCTTTTGTGGATGATCTTGGTGCGGATTCACTTGATATAGTTGAACTTATTATGGCTCTTGAGACAGAATTTGATTTGGAAATACCAGATGAGGAAGCAGAAAAAATATCTACTGTAGGGGATGTAGTTGAGTACATAAAAGCTCATACAGAGGAGTAG
- the rpmF gene encoding 50S ribosomal protein L32 — translation MTSPARKASKGRRDARKAQVFKLKLPGIVECPQCHEMKLAHRVCKSCGYYDGKEVVSIKK, via the coding sequence ATGACGAGTCCAGCTAGAAAGGCATCAAAAGGAAGAAGAGATGCTAGAAAGGCACAGGTATTTAAATTAAAGTTGCCGGGAATTGTAGAATGTCCTCAATGCCATGAAATGAAACTTGCTCATAGAGTTTGTAAGAGTTGTGGTTATTATGATGGTAAGGAAGTCGTTTCAATTAAAAAATAG
- a CDS encoding DUF4044 domain-containing protein, producing MKKNTRVKMTKIFAVGIVIMFIIGLIPMMFGR from the coding sequence ATGAAAAAAAATACCAGGGTAAAAATGACTAAAATATTTGCAGTAGGCATAGTAATTATGTTTATAATTGGGTTGATTCCAATGATGTTTGGGAGATAG
- the rnc gene encoding ribonuclease III has translation MESISNNIEELEERLDAHFKDKKVLETALTHSSYANGKKFVKFNERLEFLGDAVLQLAISKYLFLNYRDEQEGVLTKKRSLIVCETSLYEVAKKWNIGKYIKMSKGEEMTGGRERMSILADCVEAIIAAFYIDNGYKKVDEFIIKNFQDIIEKAVKDEIVFDYKTRLQEILQQNGEVDIDYELVKFEGPPHRRKFYTQVAVDSNILASGVGYSKKQSEQDAAYRALANIKSNDRHF, from the coding sequence ATGGAGAGTATTTCAAATAATATTGAAGAATTGGAAGAAAGGCTTGATGCCCATTTCAAGGATAAAAAAGTTCTTGAAACGGCACTTACCCATAGTTCCTATGCAAATGGGAAAAAGTTTGTAAAGTTCAATGAACGTCTGGAATTTCTGGGAGATGCAGTACTTCAGCTTGCCATATCAAAGTACCTGTTTTTAAACTATAGAGATGAGCAGGAAGGAGTTCTTACAAAGAAAAGATCACTTATAGTATGTGAAACGTCACTTTATGAGGTAGCGAAGAAATGGAACATAGGAAAGTATATAAAGATGAGCAAAGGCGAGGAAATGACAGGCGGAAGGGAAAGAATGTCCATACTTGCTGATTGTGTTGAAGCCATAATTGCGGCTTTTTATATAGATAATGGATATAAAAAAGTTGATGAATTCATAATAAAAAACTTTCAGGATATTATAGAGAAAGCTGTAAAGGATGAAATAGTATTCGACTATAAGACCAGGCTTCAGGAAATCCTGCAGCAAAATGGAGAAGTGGACATAGATTATGAACTGGTTAAATTTGAAGGACCGCCCCATAGAAGAAAATTCTATACTCAGGTAGCTGTAGACAGCAATATACTTGCAAGCGGAGTTGGATACAGCAAGAAGCAGTCTGAACAAGATGCTGCATACAGGGCTCTTGCAAATATAAAAAGTAATGACCGGCATTTTTGA
- the smc gene encoding chromosome segregation protein SMC: MFLKSIEIRGFKSFADRTELIFTKGITSIVGPNGSGKSNISDAVRWVLGEQSIKNLRGGKMEDVIFSGTQFRKPLGLCQVSLNLDNEDKSLPLEYTSVTITRRIYRSGESEYYINNTRCRLKDIYELFMDTGIGKEGYSIIGQGKIDAVLSGKPEDRRRLLEEAAGIVKFKWRKEEAEKKLKNTDENLMRIEDILSTYRERLEPLRIENEKANRFLELSEGLKEKEINLLINLIDKLQIEIDDLDKIISEGENYVKKLNSDFAVLKCDIDRCNKELSDIEKEKLDCEKKYYDSKSKIQKLHSNIDVLKEKISNSENNIEKIDSEYGVIKNKLSEVFKQKYLQEKELSDQIEIQKKLSGEIEERGRALNEIIKNICDRDDLLKKLKDNQIEYLSSMSNIKNNMVSLKDNIKKIDDKDDYIKRSCSDCENSIKINNATISTIKSQIEDIEKRVENDRTAIEKNKSEIKSSRENLKKYTYELKRADDDYMKATAGLNMLANLEKQYEGYNRSSKILMKDIKSGRTGVNNDRCFLLGEIIEVEKKFEIAVEIALGAAISNIITLDDNIAKKLIDYLKANNLGRATFLPLNIIKNRKISESRRMCDINGYLGIASDIVNYDSRFENAVGNILGRTIISEDLDSALKIAKATNYTMRIVTLKGEVVNAGGSMTGGSLKSKMSNVLGRKRQINDLKNKIKAMDKDRNSLSNVIGEHQRNIQELDELNLNLKDDIYSKNIDIVKFKEKINTINSENIKLKKNMDISKKELLGISRQKETFVLELENKKIDLKELNLKQETNNKNILDLEKEIEGKNSNIDDSRNRLTEIKVEKAKLDENIMNRSFSIERICSDIEEMELKIDNLKVQKNELCSDKKKFSIEIENNKNEIKIVKMGISELEQDIDRLKKRQISLKEKINYSNENSRLLAVKINKQEEKIHKHQISLTKLSTEKKNLNLKLNSDLEITYEKGTKYRTYIENIDVFKKKIDSLKKEISNIGAVNLGAIEEYRGVKEKVDFMSLQKEDLVNGGKELENVITEMTEKMRILFNKNFEKLRKNFNETFIELFKGGSADLKLTEGDELTGNIEITVQPPGKKLQNINLMSGGEKGLSAIALLFAILKMKPTPFCILDEIEAALDDVNVSRYAEFLKRFSANTQFIIITHRKGTMEASDVMYGVTMEEKGVSKVVSVDLSEKAS, from the coding sequence ATGTTTTTAAAAAGTATAGAAATAAGAGGCTTCAAGTCTTTTGCAGACAGGACTGAATTGATATTTACAAAGGGCATCACATCCATAGTCGGCCCAAATGGAAGCGGCAAAAGCAATATTTCCGATGCAGTAAGATGGGTACTGGGAGAACAGAGCATAAAAAATCTGAGAGGGGGCAAAATGGAGGATGTTATCTTTTCAGGTACCCAGTTCAGAAAACCTTTGGGGTTGTGTCAGGTTTCGTTGAACCTTGACAATGAAGACAAGTCACTGCCCCTGGAATATACTTCTGTTACGATTACAAGGAGAATTTATAGATCTGGAGAAAGTGAATACTATATAAACAATACAAGATGCAGATTAAAAGATATATATGAACTCTTTATGGATACAGGCATAGGGAAAGAAGGCTATTCCATAATAGGACAGGGAAAAATTGATGCCGTATTGAGTGGAAAGCCTGAGGACAGAAGAAGGCTCTTGGAAGAAGCGGCTGGAATTGTGAAGTTCAAGTGGAGAAAAGAAGAAGCGGAGAAGAAACTTAAAAATACCGATGAAAATCTCATGAGAATAGAGGATATACTTTCTACCTATAGAGAAAGACTTGAACCGCTGCGCATTGAAAATGAAAAGGCAAATAGATTTTTGGAACTTTCGGAAGGATTGAAAGAAAAGGAAATAAATTTATTGATAAATTTAATTGACAAATTGCAGATAGAAATTGATGATCTGGATAAAATAATTTCTGAAGGTGAAAACTACGTAAAAAAATTGAATTCAGATTTTGCCGTATTGAAATGTGATATAGACAGATGTAATAAGGAATTATCCGATATAGAAAAGGAAAAACTTGATTGTGAAAAAAAATATTATGACAGCAAATCAAAAATTCAGAAGTTACATTCAAATATAGATGTCTTGAAAGAAAAGATATCTAATTCTGAGAACAATATTGAAAAGATTGATTCAGAATATGGAGTGATTAAAAACAAGTTGAGTGAAGTTTTTAAGCAAAAATACCTTCAGGAAAAAGAACTTTCCGACCAGATTGAAATTCAAAAAAAATTATCAGGTGAAATAGAAGAGAGAGGCAGAGCTTTAAATGAAATAATAAAAAATATATGTGACAGGGATGATTTACTTAAGAAATTGAAGGACAATCAAATAGAGTATTTGAGTTCCATGTCAAATATTAAAAACAATATGGTTTCCCTTAAGGACAATATAAAAAAAATAGATGACAAGGATGATTATATAAAAAGATCCTGCAGTGACTGTGAAAATTCTATAAAGATAAATAATGCAACTATATCCACTATCAAATCTCAAATAGAGGATATAGAAAAAAGAGTTGAAAATGATAGAACTGCAATAGAAAAGAATAAAAGTGAAATTAAATCTTCCAGGGAGAATTTGAAAAAATATACATATGAATTAAAAAGAGCAGATGACGATTACATGAAAGCCACTGCAGGTCTCAATATGCTTGCAAATTTGGAAAAACAGTATGAAGGGTACAACAGGTCATCCAAGATCCTTATGAAGGATATAAAATCGGGCAGGACAGGAGTAAATAATGACAGATGTTTTTTATTGGGTGAAATAATTGAAGTTGAGAAAAAATTTGAGATCGCTGTGGAAATAGCCCTGGGTGCAGCTATTTCAAATATAATAACTCTAGATGACAATATCGCAAAAAAACTAATAGATTATTTGAAAGCAAATAATCTTGGCAGAGCTACATTTTTACCACTCAATATAATTAAGAACAGAAAAATTTCAGAATCCAGACGTATGTGTGACATAAATGGGTATTTGGGGATTGCAAGTGATATTGTAAATTACGATTCAAGATTTGAAAATGCAGTTGGAAATATACTTGGTAGAACCATAATCTCAGAGGATTTGGATAGTGCATTGAAGATAGCAAAAGCCACCAACTACACCATGAGAATAGTTACATTAAAAGGGGAGGTAGTGAATGCCGGTGGATCAATGACTGGAGGAAGCCTAAAATCCAAAATGTCAAATGTACTTGGAAGAAAGAGACAAATAAATGATCTGAAAAATAAAATTAAAGCTATGGACAAGGATAGAAATTCTTTGAGTAATGTTATAGGTGAACATCAAAGAAATATACAAGAGCTGGATGAATTAAATCTGAATTTAAAAGATGATATATATTCGAAAAATATAGATATAGTAAAATTTAAGGAAAAGATAAATACTATAAACAGTGAAAATATAAAGCTGAAGAAGAACATGGATATATCTAAAAAAGAGCTGCTGGGCATATCCAGACAGAAAGAAACGTTTGTACTGGAGCTTGAAAATAAAAAGATTGATTTAAAAGAACTAAATTTAAAGCAGGAAACCAACAACAAAAATATATTGGATCTGGAAAAAGAAATAGAAGGCAAAAATTCAAATATTGATGATTCAAGAAACAGACTCACGGAAATAAAGGTGGAGAAGGCAAAACTGGATGAAAATATAATGAACAGATCTTTTTCCATAGAAAGGATCTGCAGTGATATTGAAGAAATGGAGCTTAAAATAGACAATTTAAAAGTTCAGAAGAACGAACTCTGCAGCGACAAGAAAAAATTCAGCATTGAAATTGAGAATAATAAAAATGAAATAAAAATCGTAAAAATGGGTATATCTGAGCTTGAACAAGATATAGACAGATTGAAAAAAAGACAAATAAGCCTTAAAGAAAAAATAAATTACAGCAATGAAAATTCCCGGCTGCTTGCAGTAAAAATAAATAAACAGGAGGAGAAAATTCATAAACACCAGATCAGTCTCACCAAGCTTTCTACAGAGAAGAAAAATTTGAATTTGAAATTAAATTCAGATCTTGAAATAACATATGAAAAAGGAACAAAATATAGGACATACATAGAAAACATAGATGTATTCAAAAAGAAGATAGATTCTCTCAAGAAAGAGATATCCAATATAGGAGCTGTAAATTTGGGAGCTATTGAAGAATATAGGGGAGTAAAAGAAAAGGTTGATTTTATGAGTCTTCAAAAAGAAGATCTGGTAAATGGAGGAAAAGAATTAGAAAATGTAATTACTGAAATGACAGAAAAGATGAGGATACTGTTCAATAAAAATTTTGAAAAACTGCGAAAAAATTTTAATGAAACATTTATAGAACTGTTTAAAGGAGGGAGTGCGGATCTGAAGCTTACAGAGGGTGATGAACTTACAGGGAATATAGAAATAACAGTTCAACCGCCGGGGAAGAAGCTTCAAAATATAAATCTCATGTCTGGTGGTGAAAAAGGATTGTCTGCAATAGCACTTTTATTTGCCATACTGAAGATGAAGCCGACTCCTTTTTGCATACTTGATGAGATAGAGGCCGCACTTGATGATGTCAATGTATCCAGATATGCGGAATTCCTCAAGAGGTTTTCTGCAAATACCCAGTTTATCATAATAACTCACAGGAAAGGCACCATGGAAGCCAGTGATGTCATGTATGGAGTTACTATGGAGGAAAAGGGAGTATCCAAGGTTGTATCCGTAGATTTAAGTGAAAAGGCATCTTGA
- a CDS encoding elongator complex protein 3, producing the protein MGKKHYIIPIFVPNEGCPHNCVFCDQTKITGSEEKVDEAFTRHTIDTYLGTIKKDGAFIEVSFFGGTFTAIDIRKQKELLDAAKQYKDRGLVDSIHLSTRPDYIDVPILDNLKHYGVDVIELGVQSLDEEVLLKSGRGHSEEDVRKASLLIKEYGFTLGHQIMLGLPGDNFDKDIATVKKSIDMKPDIYRIYPALIIKNTPMEYMYSNGIYSPYSLCDAVDISKLLYCMLVSEGINVIRVGLQPTEEINLGGEVVNGPFHPAFRELVLGSLYVEMIQGVVPQVYDGVLDISINPRDISILYADGKKFFESMKSNLKFTSIRVIQDKSVERENLKLFFDKKENILSLKSYIGQISRKLKEGEV; encoded by the coding sequence ATGGGCAAAAAACACTATATAATTCCTATATTTGTTCCCAATGAAGGATGTCCGCATAATTGCGTATTCTGTGATCAGACAAAGATTACAGGAAGTGAAGAAAAGGTAGATGAGGCTTTTACGAGACATACTATAGATACATATCTTGGTACGATAAAAAAAGATGGGGCATTTATAGAAGTATCTTTTTTTGGTGGAACCTTTACCGCCATAGATATCCGTAAGCAAAAAGAACTTCTGGATGCAGCCAAACAGTACAAGGACAGGGGACTTGTAGATTCTATACACCTTTCCACAAGGCCGGATTATATAGATGTTCCCATTCTGGATAATCTGAAACATTATGGTGTTGATGTTATAGAACTCGGGGTTCAGTCTCTGGACGAGGAAGTACTTTTAAAATCGGGAAGAGGACATTCTGAGGAAGATGTGAGAAAAGCTTCACTGCTTATCAAAGAATATGGATTTACATTGGGACATCAAATTATGCTCGGACTTCCAGGTGATAATTTTGACAAGGATATAGCTACAGTTAAAAAATCTATAGATATGAAGCCTGATATATATAGAATTTATCCGGCACTTATAATAAAAAATACTCCTATGGAGTACATGTACAGCAATGGCATTTATAGTCCATACAGTCTTTGTGATGCCGTTGATATAAGCAAACTGCTTTACTGTATGCTTGTGTCTGAAGGAATAAATGTTATAAGAGTCGGACTTCAGCCTACAGAAGAGATAAATTTGGGAGGAGAAGTAGTGAATGGCCCTTTTCATCCTGCATTTAGAGAACTTGTACTTGGCAGCCTTTATGTGGAAATGATTCAAGGTGTCGTACCTCAAGTATATGACGGCGTATTGGATATAAGTATAAATCCAAGGGACATATCAATATTGTATGCTGACGGCAAAAAATTTTTCGAAAGCATGAAATCAAATTTAAAATTTACTTCCATCCGTGTGATTCAGGATAAATCTGTGGAAAGAGAAAACTTAAAACTGTTTTTTGATAAGAAAGAAAATATACTATCATTGAAAAGCTATATAGGTCAAATCAGCAGAAAACTAAAGGAGGGTGAAGTATGA